One genomic window of Candidatus Nitrosopumilus sediminis includes the following:
- a CDS encoding ParB N-terminal domain-containing protein: MSSEEFQPYLYLYAAMTQPEVTGIVRTYCSPGEISDLSNTLTSWQQARSSLEQIQTQENEVANNMTIFPIEQNEKLTTLQNSPLFPRTFSNMPSVFGLVDIDTLVATQRNVYLNYVNEMEQRIPDNPSIDDLIDICLPLNPSPPEPKVTQTSQSSWIFSSPSPDFRYLGGHLKDQISEDDIGMTQVGGFPVKAITLFVGYGTSPINVYHANGRLILNNGFHRVYALRRRGITRIPVVVQQVSNPELEFPQQLLGLTRNYLLNNPRPILVKDFFTDGLTKTFQRKKMITTVQVNAQAGAVTFEV; this comes from the coding sequence ATGAGTTCTGAAGAGTTTCAACCATATCTCTATCTTTATGCCGCAATGACTCAACCTGAAGTAACTGGAATTGTTAGAACTTATTGCTCTCCAGGTGAAATTTCTGATTTGTCAAATACCTTAACATCTTGGCAGCAGGCAAGATCTTCTCTTGAACAAATACAGACACAAGAAAATGAGGTCGCAAACAATATGACTATTTTTCCAATAGAACAAAATGAAAAATTAACAACCTTGCAAAACAGCCCTCTTTTTCCAAGAACATTTTCAAATATGCCTTCTGTTTTTGGATTGGTAGACATTGATACTCTTGTGGCCACACAAAGGAATGTTTATCTAAATTATGTTAATGAAATGGAACAACGAATACCTGATAATCCATCTATTGATGATCTTATCGATATTTGTTTGCCTCTAAATCCCTCTCCTCCAGAACCAAAAGTCACTCAAACATCTCAGAGTTCTTGGATTTTTTCTAGCCCTAGTCCAGACTTTCGATATTTGGGTGGACATCTTAAAGATCAAATCTCTGAAGATGATATTGGTATGACTCAAGTAGGCGGATTTCCTGTTAAAGCAATTACTCTTTTTGTGGGATATGGAACTAGCCCTATCAACGTATATCATGCAAATGGTAGACTTATTCTAAATAACGGCTTTCATAGAGTGTATGCATTAAGGCGAAGAGGTATTACTAGAATTCCTGTAGTTGTTCAACAAGTTTCAAATCCAGAATTAGAATTTCCCCAACAACTACTTGGATTAACAAGGAATTATTTATTGAATAACCCCCGACCTATTTTAGTAAAAGATTTCTTTACTGATGGATTGACTAAAACATTTCAAAGAAAAAAAATGATAACTACTGTACAAGTAAATGCTCAAGCAGGCGCTGTAACATTCGAAGTATAA